From the genome of Chaetodon trifascialis isolate fChaTrf1 chromosome 4, fChaTrf1.hap1, whole genome shotgun sequence:
TGATATGTATATACATTAAAATTATTCCATGCAAAGTCACAAAACACTTTGTAGGTGCTTACCTTTGAGAAACGGGCACTGGAGCGAGAGGAACTCGAGCTGGCACTGAAGAGTGATTCAAGGCTTGATGCAGAGCTGGACCTGGAAGATCTGctcacagaggcagagctgccgctacttctgctgctgctgctcctacTGTGAAGTCTTGAGGTTGGAGCAGCTGCACgagatgaggagctggaggaggaccaGCTGCTTGAACGATAAGTGCTGGAgctagaggaggaggaagaccgTGAGGTGGCATTCTTCAGACGAGGAGCCAGAATTTTCTTTAGCTTCATCAAAACCGGTCTGCCCTCAGCAATTTCTTCTTCGCTCAGATTGATCTGTTTAATGAGCTTCTCTGCAGCCTTTGGTCCTACTTGAACCTCCATCTCCAGTCTCTCAATGACTTCCCCTTCAACtgaaaatataattaaataattCCATCAATAAGTTCTTTGTACACACTGCTTCTACAAAAATGTATCATGTTCTCAATACTTACTTGGTTTCCAAGACAGAACAACAGAGTGCCTTCCGGCCAGTTTGTACAGAGCAATGTCCCTGATGAAAGCAGCGTTTTCAGTGGCAATCTTGAAACAGCCCTTCAGGCCAATGGCAGCAGCTTTAGCACAGTACTTCTTCTCAAACTGAGCTGCTTTAGGTTTCACAATGGCAGGCTCGGCAGCTGCCACATCTTGGTGAATGATCTCTGCAGAGTTTGACTGTTAAAAGAAAGATGTTGATGAGATTGTAAATGTAGATATAGACTGTTGTAGCTATCTTAAAAGACAATGTTTAAAGCTCACCAGActagcagcagcagatgaagcaAACTTAGATGTGAGAATCTCTCTTGAGATGGGCTCAAAGACTTTAGCGGGGATGAGGGGAGTGATTTTTGCTGCACTAAGATCCTCTATATTTCTTGCAACAGCAAAAGTCTCAACactgttaaaagaaaaagaacttAGGCTCCAAAGATAAATACATCATACAATTGATAAAAAGTTTGTGTCAGAAAGGCTTACTGCACAGCTGCAACATGTTCAGGCACAGACACAGGCAGAACTTCGATCTTAAAGTGGCCCTCGGTGATGTCGAGTCTTGTGGCAATCTTGGCAGGAACAATGGAGTTGAGTTTTGCTCTTGAGAGCAGGGCAGCCTGGAGTATGGCAGTATTTACCCCCATCACAGCAAATGTGTTCACAGCAATGCTAGAAGGAGGGGGCATTTGTATGCTTAACTTCATGACATGATATGTTTTGCACTCTCTTTGTATTTTAGTGTCAGACATTGTTCCCACCTTGGTCTGATCTCAGTCTCAAGCTGAATGTCTGTCTTCAGAAGGTGAGAAAGATGGAAGTTTTCTGGTAGAGCTGGTGTTGTGGTAGCCTtgcctgaaaaaataaataacccCATGCATCACCACTTAATCATAATACTTTGGCTGCTCTTGATTCAACTTACATGATAATACATGATATTATGTACCTTTTTATTAAAGCCAAtagcattgttttattttttcttaggTAAAGCAATGTGGCAGTACTAAAATACTAAATAATACTAAGTAGTACTAAATACTAAGACATTTGCTTTTGTGAATTTACAAAGACTATTTGGTATCAAGGTCAATATTAGGTGTTTTCTAAGATATTATAAAGGcatgtatttgcattttaaaatgtccGTATTCAAGTAATACAAGAGTGAGTCAGCATCTTTTTTTAGAAACATAAGCTAGATTAATGGGCTAAGCCCACCATTAACATACTAAATGCTTACATTGAACAGCAGCGGCggccacagcagcagtgtaCAGACTGAGCTCCATTGGAAGACCAGCAGCAGTAGGCAGGATACGCCTCATCTCAGTCGCCAGCAGAGGCTTAGTGAAGTGGAAGGAAGCACCAGAGAGCAGATCTCTTACAGCGTTCTTACCAAGTGTCTGAAGGGAGGGACCGGTGGCAAACTGTAGGACAGAGTTTATCAGAACTATTGTGTCTtgcaaagataaataaatatacagaaatTGATGATGAAGTTGACAGATTTCAGTTATACCGCAATGGCCTGGTCAATCATGGCTTTGTCAAAGTTGGCAAAGGCAATTTCCTGTCCAAAGAACTTCACATACACAGAGGCCAGGGGCTGGCGGGAAGGATGAGCCCTCCACTCAGAAAGCTGCGTGAATAAGAAAACAGTAAGATAAACACTATATCATCTCtaaacaaaatgtgatttgaTTATATAATTCCTACATTAACATACGCTCAtaaaattaattgatttttaaataATTGATTTGACGTAGATGGAGACTAGAGGTGTTCTGGTGGGCAGAAACCTGAACTCAGAGAGCTGTGGAAAAAAGGCAACACACAATCCAACTCGTCAATAGCTTGCTATGCtgttattttcttgtatttgtttCTTCTTGGTGTTTTATTGCTTACAGCCTTAATGATGCGCTTCATCTTGGTTATCCTGTCAGCATCGTCAATCAATGCAGGGTTTTTCAAAAGAGCCTCCTGGAGTCCCTCAGTTCTTACTCCAACCTGGGAAATATCCAACATGTTAAAAAGGTTATTTTCAAAATACTGATTGAATACCTTATAGGGTAGACTTCTTTTCCCTTTACCTCCAGaatatcagcagcagctccagcaaaATACGCACTGGTCTTAGCCACAACAGATCTGGGCAGAATGGTGGCAACATCATTGATGTAGAAAGTGCTGGCAGCAGCCCCAAGCATCAAAGGGTCTGAAAGAGTTTGATGAAATGCAGTTAGTTTGTGctacagaagaaaaaaagaatcttGAGGTAATTTAAACAAGATGTGACATTGGTCTTACTGTTATAGACATCCATGTGGATGGCTTTGCTGAAACGTAAGCTCAGTCTGTTCAGCTTTGGGTTTAAGATTTTGATGGCAATGTTGCAAGCTGCAGCActgcaatgaaaacataaaagaacTGAGCATGCAGACATGAGGAGATAGACCTGATGGTGAATAGGGATCAGACTGCTGCTCTTACACTGAGGCATGGATAGCAGCGGTGCTCCTGGTCAGGGACTTCATGTGAGAATAAGTGAAACTTGCTACTTGCAGattctcctctgtcttcacaATGTTGGCAAGAGTTGTCACCAGAGCAAGTGCAGGCCTTGTCTCAAACAGCAAGATGCATGCAAGCATACGAAGCTCTGGGTGAAGAGCCTTGTCCATGTAGACTTGAAGAGCCAGTTCCTGGATCTAATTTACAATGGAAAGCAACCTCAGTATGGAGTTATACATAAAAAACTGGAATACCTTGAAATACCCCTGGTGTTGAGACTTCACCATTCTGGGCTCCTTCTTTGCAATGTTCCTCAAAGCCATGATGGCATCAGCATGGACTCTCATGGGcagagatgcagctgcagtgcCATGTATGGGCAGGATCTTAGTGATTGGCTTAAGGCTAGAGGGATGACCGGCGTTACCCAAAACCTTCAGGAGCAAGATGATATCCTGGGTCTCATCTTTAGCAACAGCCTCTGCAAGGAGGTCCTGGATGGGCTGTTGTGAGAAAATGATAAAGTAAAATCTCTTCTCATCCAGAAATGTGCAGAAGAGTTTGAAGcaataacaaaagaaaaaggttgTCACCTTTATGAGTTCTGCAGGGCAGACAGCCATCTCAAAACAGTATTTTGAAATCATGGTACCATAGCCAAGGAGGACGATCTCACGCAGAACGGGGCTTTCCACTATTTTGCTGTTGACTGCCAGGGCCTACGAGAGTGCAACAATCAGAAATGTGCCAGATTCCATAGTTAATATGGACAGAGGAACCTGCTTTGTGGTTTACGCACCTCAACCAGCTTGATGACCTCAGTGTTTGCTGTCACCATGTGAATAGATGCAATCAAAGCCTGAGCTGTTTCAGCAACAGTCATGTCATCAACCAGGAATTTCTCCTTGATGaatctcagagcagcagaagttCCAATGGCAGGGATGGCATCCAAGATCCACTGTCTGAAAGATAAAAATGGAGTGAGTGAATCTGGATTCATatattatttacatatatttttacatctCATTCAAATGTAGTCTAAGTCACCTGTAGGCAGGTTTTGTTCTGTATTGGCTCCAAAGCATTTCCAGGTCTTCATAACGGGCTGCACGGAGGACCTGAATAAGTTCCAAAAACTTAAGAGGGGCATCCTCATGAACTCTCTCCACATTGTGGGCAACCAGATGATTAAGAATCTCTGCAATCTAAGAACACAGGAATGAAGAGGAAGTCATTTAATACAGCAGAGAGTCATTCATGACTTAGCTAAACATTTAGAACAGTCTGAAACAATACCTGGGCCTGCACATTGTTAATCTTGATGAGCTGAATGGGTGTCTGAAGAAGCTCACTGGAAAACTCATACTTAAGAGAACCACGGTGAAGATACTGAGCTTCGATGGGTACAACAGGAGCCCTCTGAATTTCAAGGAAGACCAAGGATTGCCTTTAaagtaatacaaaaaaaaggttAATCTGCAGCAGTTTAGTTCAAACATTGGCATTATCACATTCTCAGTATCTATTGACATACTTGGTCTGCATCTGAGCAGCTCCGTTCATCTCAGTAAAAGGTGAGAATCTGATCAGCTCATTAACAGCTGCCTCCAGGATCAGGATGCCACCAGCAACTGGCTTCAAGGTGTATTTGTATGCTGTGGCTCCTCTCAGGTTCTTTGAATCCTGTGAAGACAAACCACATAGCTGTTTCAtcatgttatattttctacttttgTGGATGTAAACGGAAAATAAAACTGGTGTGAGCATACTTGCTGGCACTTTGTACATGTTTGAGTGTATGCCAACCCCATGTCCTTCATGATCTTCTCCTGACAGTGGTTCAGATCCCTGGTCTTTGTCAGAAGGATACGCTCAGCCTTTTCATCTTCAGTGATGGCATAGAGGGTCTTGCACACACCCTGAGCTCCGGCCTAATGAGAAAAGCATATGTTTATTGGGGTATTCAACTTCCTGTCCTGTAATGGATTTATAATCAGTACTGGAGTATCTTTGACAAACCTCCTGCAACTCGTAGACATTCTGTGTCTTCTTGATGTTGAGCTGAAGGACATTCAGGATACCTCTGTAAACGTTCAGCACCATTGTTGAGATTCCCTCAGGGGCGAACATTTTTCCAACAACACCATTGGCGTACTCAAACTTAATGGGAGTCATGAGCTGGGCTGCCAGGGCTGATGTCAGCTTGGTTGCTGGGATTACAGGATCCTGAGGCCAGACTCCACTGTATTCATAGAGCTCTGGTTCCACAAGCTAGAATGTAAAAACAAGGTTTATTACAAGgcagttttcatttttagaaTAGAAAGATCTTAACTTCAACACATTTTGATCTTTACCTTCAGCATGTAATAATTTTGGGCTGCGGCACTGATGAGAACTTTGCTGGTGACTTTGAGTCCGGCTTTCGCCAAGCCTTCCTCCGGCAGACCGCCCAGGAGCCATGCCTCATACTTGTACACATATGTCTTACCGGCAGCAAACTCAGGAGCTGTAAGAAAAACTTAACTCAGTGAGAACTATTTCACCTCATCCCCCAAACTATCTGGGTTATGTATGACATAAAAATGAACCATAAATtattaaaattgatttttccAGAATAATTCACTTTCAGGTAACTTTAGCTGTGATAAATGTTGCAATGCATTGTGTGTCGGTATTTATGGGTTTCTATATATTGACTGGAAAAATAGAAATCATCCTCATATTAGTACTGAACTTACCAAAACTATGATGTTGACCagctgaaattaaatgaaaaacaaatgaataatcCATCACATAAATGAGGCACTATTAAACGTAGATTTAAACAGTTTAGCATTTCTAACCTTAACCCTATttaaacctaaccctaa
Proteins encoded in this window:
- the LOC139330765 gene encoding vitellogenin-1-like isoform X3, translated to MRVVVFALTLALVAGQHHSFAPEFAAGKTYVYKYEAWLLGGLPEEGLAKAGLKVTSKVLISAAAQNYYMLKLVEPELYEYSGVWPQDPVIPATKLTSALAAQLMTPIKFEYANGVVGKMFAPEGISTMVLNVYRGILNVLQLNIKKTQNVYELQEAGAQGVCKTLYAITEDEKAERILLTKTRDLNHCQEKIMKDMGLAYTQTCTKCQQDSKNLRGATAYKYTLKPVAGGILILEAAVNELIRFSPFTEMNGAAQMQTKQSLVFLEIQRAPVVPIEAQYLHRGSLKYEFSSELLQTPIQLIKINNVQAQIAEILNHLVAHNVERVHEDAPLKFLELIQVLRAARYEDLEMLWSQYRTKPAYRQWILDAIPAIGTSAALRFIKEKFLVDDMTVAETAQALIASIHMVTANTEVIKLVEALAVNSKIVESPVLREIVLLGYGTMISKYCFEMAVCPAELIKPIQDLLAEAVAKDETQDIILLLKVLGNAGHPSSLKPITKILPIHGTAAASLPMRVHADAIMALRNIAKKEPRMIQELALQVYMDKALHPELRMLACILLFETRPALALVTTLANIVKTEENLQVASFTYSHMKSLTRSTAAIHASVAAACNIAIKILNPKLNRLSLRFSKAIHMDVYNNPLMLGAAASTFYINDVATILPRSVVAKTSAYFAGAAADILEVGVRTEGLQEALLKNPALIDDADRITKMKRIIKALSEWRAHPSRQPLASVYVKFFGQEIAFANFDKAMIDQAIAFATGPSLQTLGKNAVRDLLSGASFHFTKPLLATEMRRILPTAAGLPMELSLYTAAVAAAAVQCKATTTPALPENFHLSHLLKTDIQLETEIRPSIAVNTFAVMGVNTAILQAALLSRAKLNSIVPAKIATRLDITEGHFKIEVLPVSVPEHVAAVHVETFAVARNIEDLSAAKITPLIPAKVFEPISREILTSKFASSAAASLSNSAEIIHQDVAAAEPAIVKPKAAQFEKKYCAKAAAIGLKGCFKIATENAAFIRDIALYKLAGRHSVVLSWKPIEGEVIERLEMEVQVGPKAAEKLIKQINLSEEEIAEGRPVLMKLKKILAPRLKNATSRSSSSSSSSTYRSSSWSSSSSSSRAAAPTSRLHSRSSSSRSSGSSASVSRSSRSSSASSLESLFSASSSSSRSSARFSKKVIYPHKFQKNHKKQVSTSAVLSRSRSSASSFEAIRRQNKFLGNQVAPTFAIIFRAVRADKKVFGYQLAFYLDKPNARVQIILAALAADNNWKFCADGALLSKHKVTARIGWGAECKQYDTMVTAEAGLVGPSPAARLRVAWNELPSAFKYYAKKVYDNIPAYMLAGWTQGKDENSAKQLSLTVVATSDRTLDLIWKTPTHTVYKLALHLPIALPLDEIKGLTPFDGLADNTHYLFAKAGAAECSFVSDTLTTFNSRRYKNEMPVSCYQVLAQDCTSELKFMVLLKKDHVEQNHINVKIADIDIDLYPKNTDVIVKVNGMEIPINNLPYQHPTAKIQIRPKGEGISVYAPTHGLHEVYFDMNSWRIKVVDWMRGQTCGLCGKADGEVRQEYVTPNGRLTKNAASFTHSWVLPAESCRDTTECRMKLESVQLEKQVDIHGQESKCYSVEPVLRCLPGCFPVKTTAVTVGFHCLPTGESARNHRWFNLSNIYNNSVDLRDTAEAHLACSCTAQCA
- the LOC139330765 gene encoding vitellogenin-1-like isoform X4, producing MRVVVFALTLALVGEYNFSPEFAAGKTYVYKYEAWLLGGLPEEGLAKAGLKVTSKVLISAAAQNYYMLKLVEPELYEYSGVWPQDPVIPATKLTSALAAQLMTPIKFEYANGVVGKMFAPEGISTMVLNVYRGILNVLQLNIKKTQNVYELQEAGAQGVCKTLYAITEDEKAERILLTKTRDLNHCQEKIMKDMGLAYTQTCTKCQQDSKNLRGATAYKYTLKPVAGGILILEAAVNELIRFSPFTEMNGAAQMQTKQSLVFLEIQRAPVVPIEAQYLHRGSLKYEFSSELLQTPIQLIKINNVQAQIAEILNHLVAHNVERVHEDAPLKFLELIQVLRAARYEDLEMLWSQYRTKPAYRQWILDAIPAIGTSAALRFIKEKFLVDDMTVAETAQALIASIHMVTANTEVIKLVEALAVNSKIVESPVLREIVLLGYGTMISKYCFEMAVCPAELIKPIQDLLAEAVAKDETQDIILLLKVLGNAGHPSSLKPITKILPIHGTAAASLPMRVHADAIMALRNIAKKEPRMIQELALQVYMDKALHPELRMLACILLFETRPALALVTTLANIVKTEENLQVASFTYSHMKSLTRSTAAIHASVAAACNIAIKILNPKLNRLSLRFSKAIHMDVYNNPLMLGAAASTFYINDVATILPRSVVAKTSAYFAGAAADILEVGVRTEGLQEALLKNPALIDDADRITKMKRIIKALSEWRAHPSRQPLASVYVKFFGQEIAFANFDKAMIDQAIAFATGPSLQTLGKNAVRDLLSGASFHFTKPLLATEMRRILPTAAGLPMELSLYTAAVAAAAVQCKATTTPALPENFHLSHLLKTDIQLETEIRPSIAVNTFAVMGVNTAILQAALLSRAKLNSIVPAKIATRLDITEGHFKIEVLPVSVPEHVAAVHVETFAVARNIEDLSAAKITPLIPAKVFEPISREILTSKFASSAAASLSNSAEIIHQDVAAAEPAIVKPKAAQFEKKYCAKAAAIGLKGCFKIATENAAFIRDIALYKLAGRHSVVLSWKPIEGEVIERLEMEVQVGPKAAEKLIKQINLSEEEIAEGRPVLMKLKKILAPRLKNATSRSSSSSSSSTYRSSSWSSSSSSSRAAAPTSRLHSRSSSSRSSGSSASVSRSSRSSSASSLESLFSASSSSSRSSARFSKKVIYPHKFQKNHKKQVCLGATSAVLSRSRSSASSFEAIRRQNKFLGNQVAPTFAIIFRAVRADKKVFGYQLAFYLDKPNARVQIILAALAADNNWKFCADGALLSKHKVTARIGWGAECKQYDTMVTAEAGLVGPSPAARLRVAWNELPSAFKYYAKKVYDNIPAYMLAGWTQGKDENSAKQLSLTVVATSDRTLDLIWKTPTHTVYKLALHLPIALPLDEIKGLTPFDGLADNTHYLFAKAGAAECSFVSDTLTTFNSRRYKNEMPVSCYQVLAQDCTSELKFMVLLKKDHVEQNHINVKIADIDIDLYPKNTDVIVKVNGMEIPINNLPYQHPTAKIQIRPKGEGISVYAPTHGLHEVYFDMNSWRIKVVDWMRGQTCGLCGKADGEVRQEYVTPNGRLTKNAASFTHSWVLPAESCRDTTECRMKLESVQLEKQVDIHGQESKCYSVEPVLRCLPGCFPVKTTAVTVGFHCLPTDSALNHPESLSNIYNNSVDLRDTAEAHLACSCTAQCA
- the LOC139330765 gene encoding vitellogenin-1-like isoform X2, which produces MRVVVFALTLALVAGQHHSFAPEFAAGKTYVYKYEAWLLGGLPEEGLAKAGLKVTSKVLISAAAQNYYMLKLVEPELYEYSGVWPQDPVIPATKLTSALAAQLMTPIKFEYANGVVGKMFAPEGISTMVLNVYRGILNVLQLNIKKTQNVYELQEAGAQGVCKTLYAITEDEKAERILLTKTRDLNHCQEKIMKDMGLAYTQTCTKCQQDSKNLRGATAYKYTLKPVAGGILILEAAVNELIRFSPFTEMNGAAQMQTKQSLVFLEIQRAPVVPIEAQYLHRGSLKYEFSSELLQTPIQLIKINNVQAQIAEILNHLVAHNVERVHEDAPLKFLELIQVLRAARYEDLEMLWSQYRTKPAYRQWILDAIPAIGTSAALRFIKEKFLVDDMTVAETAQALIASIHMVTANTEVIKLVEALAVNSKIVESPVLREIVLLGYGTMISKYCFEMAVCPAELIKPIQDLLAEAVAKDETQDIILLLKVLGNAGHPSSLKPITKILPIHGTAAASLPMRVHADAIMALRNIAKKEPRMIQELALQVYMDKALHPELRMLACILLFETRPALALVTTLANIVKTEENLQVASFTYSHMKSLTRSTAAIHASVAAACNIAIKILNPKLNRLSLRFSKAIHMDVYNNPLMLGAAASTFYINDVATILPRSVVAKTSAYFAGAAADILEVGVRTEGLQEALLKNPALIDDADRITKMKRIIKALSEWRAHPSRQPLASVYVKFFGQEIAFANFDKAMIDQAIAFATGPSLQTLGKNAVRDLLSGASFHFTKPLLATEMRRILPTAAGLPMELSLYTAAVAAAAVQCKATTTPALPENFHLSHLLKTDIQLETEIRPSIAVNTFAVMGVNTAILQAALLSRAKLNSIVPAKIATRLDITEGHFKIEVLPVSVPEHVAAVHVETFAVARNIEDLSAAKITPLIPAKVFEPISREILTSKFASSAAASLSNSAEIIHQDVAAAEPAIVKPKAAQFEKKYCAKAAAIGLKGCFKIATENAAFIRDIALYKLAGRHSVVLSWKPIEGEVIERLEMEVQVGPKAAEKLIKQINLSEEEIAEGRPVLMKLKKILAPRLKNATSRSSSSSSSSTYRSSSWSSSSSSSRAAAPTSRLHSRSSSSRSSGSSASVSRSSRSSSASSLESLFSASSSSSRSSARFSKKVIYPHKFQKNHKKQVCLATSAVLSRSRSSASSFEAIRRQNKFLGNQVAPTFAIIFRAVRADKKVFGYQLAFYLDKPNARVQIILAALAADNNWKFCADGALLSKHKVTARIGWGAECKQYDTMVTAEAGLVGPSPAARLRVAWNELPSAFKYYAKKVYDNIPAYMLAGWTQGKDENSAKQLSLTVVATSDRTLDLIWKTPTHTVYKLALHLPIALPLDEIKGLTPFDGLADNTHYLFAKAGAAECSFVSDTLTTFNSRRYKNEMPVSCYQVLAQDCTSELKFMVLLKKDHVEQNHINVKIADIDIDLYPKNTDVIVKVNGMEIPINNLPYQHPTAKIQIRPKGEGISVYAPTHGLHEVYFDMNSWRIKVVDWMRGQTCGLCGKADGEVRQEYVTPNGRLTKNAASFTHSWVLPAESCRDTTECRMKLESVQLEKQVDIHGQESKCYSVEPVLRCLPGCFPVKTTAVTVGFHCLPTDSALNHPESLSNIYNNSVDLRDTAEAHLACSCTAQCA